A region from the Camarhynchus parvulus chromosome 23, STF_HiC, whole genome shotgun sequence genome encodes:
- the RPS6KA1 gene encoding ribosomal protein S6 kinase alpha-1 isoform X3 — translation MPLAQLAEPWPDMELVHLDTEAKSDITWLEKDLVDSADKGEGVVQEINITHHVKEGSEKADPSQFELLKVLGQGSFGKVFLVRKITPPDTNHLYAMKVLKKATLKVRDRLRTKIERDILADVNHPFVVKLHYAFQTEGKLYLILDFLRGGDLFTRLSKEVMFTEEDVKFYLAELALGLDHLHSLGIIYRDLKPENILLDEEGHIKLTDFGLSKEAIDHEKKAYSFCGTVEYMAPEVVNRQGHSHSADWWSYGVLMFEMLTGALPFQGKDRKETMTLILKAKLGMPQFLSAEAQSLLRALFKRNPANRLGSGPDGAEEIKRHPFYSTIDWNKLYRREIKPPFKPAVGQPDDTFYFDTEFTSRTPKDSPGVPPSAGAHQLFRGFSFVATGLMEDGKVHPPQPALNSVVQQLHGKNVQFSDGYVVKEAIGVGSYSVCKRCIHKATNMEYAVKVIDKSKRDPSEEIEILLRYGQHPNIITLKDVYDDGKYVYLVTELMRGGELLDKILRQKFFSEREASSVLHMICKTVEYLHSQGVVHRDLKPSNILYVDKSGNPESIRICDFGFAKQLRAENGLLMTPCYTANFVAPEVLKRQGYDEGCDIWSLGVLLYTMLAGCTPFANGPSDTPEEILTRIGGGKFSISGGNWDTISDMAKDLVSKMLHVDPHQRLTAKQVLQHPWITQKDSLPQSQLNHQDIQLVKGAMAATYSALNSSKPSPQLKPIESSILAQRRVKKLPSTTL, via the exons GGGGAAGGTGTTGTGCAGGAAATCAACATCACACACCATGTGAAGGAGGGCTCTGAGAAGGCTGATCCATCACAGTTTGAGCTCCTGAaggtgctgggacagggctctTTTGGCAAG GTTTTCTTGGTGAGAAAAATAACTCCTCCAGACACCAACCACCTCTATGCCATGAAAGTGCTGAAGAAGGCGACGCTGAAAG TGCGGGACCGACTGAGGACAAAGATAGAAAGGGACATCCTGGCTGATGTCAACCATCCCTTTGTGGTGAAACTCCACTACG CATTCCAGACAGAGGGGAAGCTGTACCTCATCTTGGATTTCCTCAGAGGAGGTGACCTTTTCACTCGGCTTTCCAAAGAG GTCATGTTCACTGAGGAGGATGTGAAGTTCtacctggcagagctggcactgggacTCGACCACTTGCACAGCCTGGGGATCATCTACAGGGACCTCAAGCCAGAGAA CATCCTCTTGGATGAAGAGGGGCACATCAAACTCACAG ATTTTGGTTTGAGCAAGGAGGCCATAGACCACGAGAAGAAAGCCTACTCGTTCTGTGGGACCGTGGAGTACATGGCCCCGGAGGTGGTCAATCGCCAGGGCCACTCGCACAGTGCTGACTGGTGGTCCTACGGGGTCCTCATG tttgaaATGCTCACGGGGGCACTGCCCTTCCAGGGGAAGGACCGTAAGGAGACAATGACCCTCATCCTCAA AGCGAAACTGGGCATGCCACAGTTCCTGAGCGCTGAGGCTCAGAGTCTCCTGCGAGCCCTTTTCAAAAGGAATCCAGCCAACAGATTAG GGTCTGGGCCAGATGGGGCAGAGGAGATCAAGCGTCACCCTTTCTACTCCACCATCGACTGGAAT AAGCTGTACCGCAGGGAAATCAAACCCCCTTTCAAGCCTGCAGTGGGCCAGCCAGATGACACCTTTTATTTTGACACAGAGTTCACGTCACGGACACCAAAAG ATTCCCCGGGTGTGCCCCCGAGTGCAGGGGCCCATCAGCTCTTCCGAGGCTTCAGTTTCGTGGCAACCGGGTTAATGGAGGATGGCAAAGTccaccctccccagcctgccctgaaTTCGGTTGTGCAG cagctgcacgGCAAGAACGTCCAGTTCAGCGATGGGTACGTGGTGAAGGAGGCCATCGGCGTCGGCTCCTACTCCGTCTGCAAACGCTGCATCCACAAGGCCACCAACATGGAGTACGCAGTCAAG GTAATTGACAAGAGCAAGCGAGACCCTTCTGAGGAGATTGAGATCCTGCTGCGGTACGGGCAGCACCCAAACATCATCACCCTGAAAGAT GTGTACGATGATGGGAAGTACGTGTACCTGGTGACCGAGCTCATGAGgggaggggagctgctggatAAAATCCTCAGACAGAAATTTTTCTCAGAGAGAGAAGCCAGTTCAGTCCTGCACATGATCTGTAAAACAGTGGAGTATCTGCATTCCCAAGGG GTGGTTCACAGGGACCTGAAGCCCAGCAATATCCTCTACGTGGATAAATCAGGGAACCCTGAGAGCATCCGAATTTGTGACTTTGGCTTTGCcaagcagctcagggctgagaaCGGGCTCCTCATGACCCCCTGTTACACAGCAAACTTCGTGGCACCCGAG GTCCTGAAACGCCAAGGCTACGACGAGGGCTGTGACATCTGGAGCTTGGGGGTGCTGCTGTACACGATGTTGGCAGG ctgCACTCCCTTTGCAAATGGTCCCAGTGACACTCCGGAAGAGATCCTGACACGGATAGGAGGGGGGAAGTTCTCCATCAGTGGGGGCAATTGGGACACTATTTCTGACATGGCCAAG GATCTGGTATCAAAGATGCTCCACGTAGATCCTCACCAGCGTCTCACAGCCAAGCAGGTCCTGCAGCATCCTTGGATAACCCAGAAGGACAGTTTACCCCAGAGCCAGCTCAATCACCAGGACATTCAGCTTGTAAAG GGCGCCATGGCTGCCACGTACTCGGCGCTGAACAGCTCCAAGCCAAGCCCTCAGCTGAAGCCCATCGAATCCTCCATCCTGGCACAGAGGCGGGTGAAGAAGCTCCCCTCCACCACCCTGTGA
- the RPS6KA1 gene encoding ribosomal protein S6 kinase alpha-1 isoform X1, with product MPLAQLAEPWPDMELVHLDTENGQPAPEEGGNPPCQAKSDITWLEKDLVDSADKGEGVVQEINITHHVKEGSEKADPSQFELLKVLGQGSFGKVFLVRKITPPDTNHLYAMKVLKKATLKVRDRLRTKIERDILADVNHPFVVKLHYAFQTEGKLYLILDFLRGGDLFTRLSKEVMFTEEDVKFYLAELALGLDHLHSLGIIYRDLKPENILLDEEGHIKLTDFGLSKEAIDHEKKAYSFCGTVEYMAPEVVNRQGHSHSADWWSYGVLMFEMLTGALPFQGKDRKETMTLILKAKLGMPQFLSAEAQSLLRALFKRNPANRLGSGPDGAEEIKRHPFYSTIDWNKLYRREIKPPFKPAVGQPDDTFYFDTEFTSRTPKDSPGVPPSAGAHQLFRGFSFVATGLMEDGKVHPPQPALNSVVQQLHGKNVQFSDGYVVKEAIGVGSYSVCKRCIHKATNMEYAVKVIDKSKRDPSEEIEILLRYGQHPNIITLKDVYDDGKYVYLVTELMRGGELLDKILRQKFFSEREASSVLHMICKTVEYLHSQGVVHRDLKPSNILYVDKSGNPESIRICDFGFAKQLRAENGLLMTPCYTANFVAPEVLKRQGYDEGCDIWSLGVLLYTMLAGCTPFANGPSDTPEEILTRIGGGKFSISGGNWDTISDMAKDLVSKMLHVDPHQRLTAKQVLQHPWITQKDSLPQSQLNHQDIQLVKGAMAATYSALNSSKPSPQLKPIESSILAQRRVKKLPSTTL from the exons GGGGAAGGTGTTGTGCAGGAAATCAACATCACACACCATGTGAAGGAGGGCTCTGAGAAGGCTGATCCATCACAGTTTGAGCTCCTGAaggtgctgggacagggctctTTTGGCAAG GTTTTCTTGGTGAGAAAAATAACTCCTCCAGACACCAACCACCTCTATGCCATGAAAGTGCTGAAGAAGGCGACGCTGAAAG TGCGGGACCGACTGAGGACAAAGATAGAAAGGGACATCCTGGCTGATGTCAACCATCCCTTTGTGGTGAAACTCCACTACG CATTCCAGACAGAGGGGAAGCTGTACCTCATCTTGGATTTCCTCAGAGGAGGTGACCTTTTCACTCGGCTTTCCAAAGAG GTCATGTTCACTGAGGAGGATGTGAAGTTCtacctggcagagctggcactgggacTCGACCACTTGCACAGCCTGGGGATCATCTACAGGGACCTCAAGCCAGAGAA CATCCTCTTGGATGAAGAGGGGCACATCAAACTCACAG ATTTTGGTTTGAGCAAGGAGGCCATAGACCACGAGAAGAAAGCCTACTCGTTCTGTGGGACCGTGGAGTACATGGCCCCGGAGGTGGTCAATCGCCAGGGCCACTCGCACAGTGCTGACTGGTGGTCCTACGGGGTCCTCATG tttgaaATGCTCACGGGGGCACTGCCCTTCCAGGGGAAGGACCGTAAGGAGACAATGACCCTCATCCTCAA AGCGAAACTGGGCATGCCACAGTTCCTGAGCGCTGAGGCTCAGAGTCTCCTGCGAGCCCTTTTCAAAAGGAATCCAGCCAACAGATTAG GGTCTGGGCCAGATGGGGCAGAGGAGATCAAGCGTCACCCTTTCTACTCCACCATCGACTGGAAT AAGCTGTACCGCAGGGAAATCAAACCCCCTTTCAAGCCTGCAGTGGGCCAGCCAGATGACACCTTTTATTTTGACACAGAGTTCACGTCACGGACACCAAAAG ATTCCCCGGGTGTGCCCCCGAGTGCAGGGGCCCATCAGCTCTTCCGAGGCTTCAGTTTCGTGGCAACCGGGTTAATGGAGGATGGCAAAGTccaccctccccagcctgccctgaaTTCGGTTGTGCAG cagctgcacgGCAAGAACGTCCAGTTCAGCGATGGGTACGTGGTGAAGGAGGCCATCGGCGTCGGCTCCTACTCCGTCTGCAAACGCTGCATCCACAAGGCCACCAACATGGAGTACGCAGTCAAG GTAATTGACAAGAGCAAGCGAGACCCTTCTGAGGAGATTGAGATCCTGCTGCGGTACGGGCAGCACCCAAACATCATCACCCTGAAAGAT GTGTACGATGATGGGAAGTACGTGTACCTGGTGACCGAGCTCATGAGgggaggggagctgctggatAAAATCCTCAGACAGAAATTTTTCTCAGAGAGAGAAGCCAGTTCAGTCCTGCACATGATCTGTAAAACAGTGGAGTATCTGCATTCCCAAGGG GTGGTTCACAGGGACCTGAAGCCCAGCAATATCCTCTACGTGGATAAATCAGGGAACCCTGAGAGCATCCGAATTTGTGACTTTGGCTTTGCcaagcagctcagggctgagaaCGGGCTCCTCATGACCCCCTGTTACACAGCAAACTTCGTGGCACCCGAG GTCCTGAAACGCCAAGGCTACGACGAGGGCTGTGACATCTGGAGCTTGGGGGTGCTGCTGTACACGATGTTGGCAGG ctgCACTCCCTTTGCAAATGGTCCCAGTGACACTCCGGAAGAGATCCTGACACGGATAGGAGGGGGGAAGTTCTCCATCAGTGGGGGCAATTGGGACACTATTTCTGACATGGCCAAG GATCTGGTATCAAAGATGCTCCACGTAGATCCTCACCAGCGTCTCACAGCCAAGCAGGTCCTGCAGCATCCTTGGATAACCCAGAAGGACAGTTTACCCCAGAGCCAGCTCAATCACCAGGACATTCAGCTTGTAAAG GGCGCCATGGCTGCCACGTACTCGGCGCTGAACAGCTCCAAGCCAAGCCCTCAGCTGAAGCCCATCGAATCCTCCATCCTGGCACAGAGGCGGGTGAAGAAGCTCCCCTCCACCACCCTGTGA
- the RPS6KA1 gene encoding ribosomal protein S6 kinase alpha-1 isoform X2: MPLAQLAEPWPDMELVHLDTENGQPAPEEGGNPPCQAKSDITWLEKDLVDSADKGEGVVQEINITHHVKEGSEKADPSQFELLKVLGQGSFGKVFLVRKITPPDTNHLYAMKVLKKATLKVRDRLRTKIERDILADVNHPFVVKLHYAFQTEGKLYLILDFLRGGDLFTRLSKEVMFTEEDVKFYLAELALGLDHLHSLGIIYRDLKPENILLDEEGHIKLTDFGLSKEAIDHEKKAYSFCGTVEYMAPEVVNRQGHSHSADWWSYGVLMFEMLTGALPFQGKDRKETMTLILKAKLGMPQFLSAEAQSLLRALFKRNPANRLGSGPDGAEEIKRHPFYSTIDWNKLYRREIKPPFKPAVGQPDDTFYFDTEFTSRTPKDSPGVPPSAGAHQLFRGFSFVATGLMEDGKVHPPQPALNSVVQLHGKNVQFSDGYVVKEAIGVGSYSVCKRCIHKATNMEYAVKVIDKSKRDPSEEIEILLRYGQHPNIITLKDVYDDGKYVYLVTELMRGGELLDKILRQKFFSEREASSVLHMICKTVEYLHSQGVVHRDLKPSNILYVDKSGNPESIRICDFGFAKQLRAENGLLMTPCYTANFVAPEVLKRQGYDEGCDIWSLGVLLYTMLAGCTPFANGPSDTPEEILTRIGGGKFSISGGNWDTISDMAKDLVSKMLHVDPHQRLTAKQVLQHPWITQKDSLPQSQLNHQDIQLVKGAMAATYSALNSSKPSPQLKPIESSILAQRRVKKLPSTTL; the protein is encoded by the exons GGGGAAGGTGTTGTGCAGGAAATCAACATCACACACCATGTGAAGGAGGGCTCTGAGAAGGCTGATCCATCACAGTTTGAGCTCCTGAaggtgctgggacagggctctTTTGGCAAG GTTTTCTTGGTGAGAAAAATAACTCCTCCAGACACCAACCACCTCTATGCCATGAAAGTGCTGAAGAAGGCGACGCTGAAAG TGCGGGACCGACTGAGGACAAAGATAGAAAGGGACATCCTGGCTGATGTCAACCATCCCTTTGTGGTGAAACTCCACTACG CATTCCAGACAGAGGGGAAGCTGTACCTCATCTTGGATTTCCTCAGAGGAGGTGACCTTTTCACTCGGCTTTCCAAAGAG GTCATGTTCACTGAGGAGGATGTGAAGTTCtacctggcagagctggcactgggacTCGACCACTTGCACAGCCTGGGGATCATCTACAGGGACCTCAAGCCAGAGAA CATCCTCTTGGATGAAGAGGGGCACATCAAACTCACAG ATTTTGGTTTGAGCAAGGAGGCCATAGACCACGAGAAGAAAGCCTACTCGTTCTGTGGGACCGTGGAGTACATGGCCCCGGAGGTGGTCAATCGCCAGGGCCACTCGCACAGTGCTGACTGGTGGTCCTACGGGGTCCTCATG tttgaaATGCTCACGGGGGCACTGCCCTTCCAGGGGAAGGACCGTAAGGAGACAATGACCCTCATCCTCAA AGCGAAACTGGGCATGCCACAGTTCCTGAGCGCTGAGGCTCAGAGTCTCCTGCGAGCCCTTTTCAAAAGGAATCCAGCCAACAGATTAG GGTCTGGGCCAGATGGGGCAGAGGAGATCAAGCGTCACCCTTTCTACTCCACCATCGACTGGAAT AAGCTGTACCGCAGGGAAATCAAACCCCCTTTCAAGCCTGCAGTGGGCCAGCCAGATGACACCTTTTATTTTGACACAGAGTTCACGTCACGGACACCAAAAG ATTCCCCGGGTGTGCCCCCGAGTGCAGGGGCCCATCAGCTCTTCCGAGGCTTCAGTTTCGTGGCAACCGGGTTAATGGAGGATGGCAAAGTccaccctccccagcctgccctgaaTTCGGTTGTGCAG ctgcacgGCAAGAACGTCCAGTTCAGCGATGGGTACGTGGTGAAGGAGGCCATCGGCGTCGGCTCCTACTCCGTCTGCAAACGCTGCATCCACAAGGCCACCAACATGGAGTACGCAGTCAAG GTAATTGACAAGAGCAAGCGAGACCCTTCTGAGGAGATTGAGATCCTGCTGCGGTACGGGCAGCACCCAAACATCATCACCCTGAAAGAT GTGTACGATGATGGGAAGTACGTGTACCTGGTGACCGAGCTCATGAGgggaggggagctgctggatAAAATCCTCAGACAGAAATTTTTCTCAGAGAGAGAAGCCAGTTCAGTCCTGCACATGATCTGTAAAACAGTGGAGTATCTGCATTCCCAAGGG GTGGTTCACAGGGACCTGAAGCCCAGCAATATCCTCTACGTGGATAAATCAGGGAACCCTGAGAGCATCCGAATTTGTGACTTTGGCTTTGCcaagcagctcagggctgagaaCGGGCTCCTCATGACCCCCTGTTACACAGCAAACTTCGTGGCACCCGAG GTCCTGAAACGCCAAGGCTACGACGAGGGCTGTGACATCTGGAGCTTGGGGGTGCTGCTGTACACGATGTTGGCAGG ctgCACTCCCTTTGCAAATGGTCCCAGTGACACTCCGGAAGAGATCCTGACACGGATAGGAGGGGGGAAGTTCTCCATCAGTGGGGGCAATTGGGACACTATTTCTGACATGGCCAAG GATCTGGTATCAAAGATGCTCCACGTAGATCCTCACCAGCGTCTCACAGCCAAGCAGGTCCTGCAGCATCCTTGGATAACCCAGAAGGACAGTTTACCCCAGAGCCAGCTCAATCACCAGGACATTCAGCTTGTAAAG GGCGCCATGGCTGCCACGTACTCGGCGCTGAACAGCTCCAAGCCAAGCCCTCAGCTGAAGCCCATCGAATCCTCCATCCTGGCACAGAGGCGGGTGAAGAAGCTCCCCTCCACCACCCTGTGA
- the RPS6KA1 gene encoding ribosomal protein S6 kinase alpha-1 isoform X4, with amino-acid sequence MPLAQLAEPWPDMELVHLDTENGQPAPEEGGNPPCQGEGVVQEINITHHVKEGSEKADPSQFELLKVLGQGSFGKVFLVRKITPPDTNHLYAMKVLKKATLKVRDRLRTKIERDILADVNHPFVVKLHYAFQTEGKLYLILDFLRGGDLFTRLSKEVMFTEEDVKFYLAELALGLDHLHSLGIIYRDLKPENILLDEEGHIKLTDFGLSKEAIDHEKKAYSFCGTVEYMAPEVVNRQGHSHSADWWSYGVLMFEMLTGALPFQGKDRKETMTLILKAKLGMPQFLSAEAQSLLRALFKRNPANRLGSGPDGAEEIKRHPFYSTIDWNKLYRREIKPPFKPAVGQPDDTFYFDTEFTSRTPKDSPGVPPSAGAHQLFRGFSFVATGLMEDGKVHPPQPALNSVVQQLHGKNVQFSDGYVVKEAIGVGSYSVCKRCIHKATNMEYAVKVIDKSKRDPSEEIEILLRYGQHPNIITLKDVYDDGKYVYLVTELMRGGELLDKILRQKFFSEREASSVLHMICKTVEYLHSQGVVHRDLKPSNILYVDKSGNPESIRICDFGFAKQLRAENGLLMTPCYTANFVAPEVLKRQGYDEGCDIWSLGVLLYTMLAGCTPFANGPSDTPEEILTRIGGGKFSISGGNWDTISDMAKDLVSKMLHVDPHQRLTAKQVLQHPWITQKDSLPQSQLNHQDIQLVKGAMAATYSALNSSKPSPQLKPIESSILAQRRVKKLPSTTL; translated from the exons GGGGAAGGTGTTGTGCAGGAAATCAACATCACACACCATGTGAAGGAGGGCTCTGAGAAGGCTGATCCATCACAGTTTGAGCTCCTGAaggtgctgggacagggctctTTTGGCAAG GTTTTCTTGGTGAGAAAAATAACTCCTCCAGACACCAACCACCTCTATGCCATGAAAGTGCTGAAGAAGGCGACGCTGAAAG TGCGGGACCGACTGAGGACAAAGATAGAAAGGGACATCCTGGCTGATGTCAACCATCCCTTTGTGGTGAAACTCCACTACG CATTCCAGACAGAGGGGAAGCTGTACCTCATCTTGGATTTCCTCAGAGGAGGTGACCTTTTCACTCGGCTTTCCAAAGAG GTCATGTTCACTGAGGAGGATGTGAAGTTCtacctggcagagctggcactgggacTCGACCACTTGCACAGCCTGGGGATCATCTACAGGGACCTCAAGCCAGAGAA CATCCTCTTGGATGAAGAGGGGCACATCAAACTCACAG ATTTTGGTTTGAGCAAGGAGGCCATAGACCACGAGAAGAAAGCCTACTCGTTCTGTGGGACCGTGGAGTACATGGCCCCGGAGGTGGTCAATCGCCAGGGCCACTCGCACAGTGCTGACTGGTGGTCCTACGGGGTCCTCATG tttgaaATGCTCACGGGGGCACTGCCCTTCCAGGGGAAGGACCGTAAGGAGACAATGACCCTCATCCTCAA AGCGAAACTGGGCATGCCACAGTTCCTGAGCGCTGAGGCTCAGAGTCTCCTGCGAGCCCTTTTCAAAAGGAATCCAGCCAACAGATTAG GGTCTGGGCCAGATGGGGCAGAGGAGATCAAGCGTCACCCTTTCTACTCCACCATCGACTGGAAT AAGCTGTACCGCAGGGAAATCAAACCCCCTTTCAAGCCTGCAGTGGGCCAGCCAGATGACACCTTTTATTTTGACACAGAGTTCACGTCACGGACACCAAAAG ATTCCCCGGGTGTGCCCCCGAGTGCAGGGGCCCATCAGCTCTTCCGAGGCTTCAGTTTCGTGGCAACCGGGTTAATGGAGGATGGCAAAGTccaccctccccagcctgccctgaaTTCGGTTGTGCAG cagctgcacgGCAAGAACGTCCAGTTCAGCGATGGGTACGTGGTGAAGGAGGCCATCGGCGTCGGCTCCTACTCCGTCTGCAAACGCTGCATCCACAAGGCCACCAACATGGAGTACGCAGTCAAG GTAATTGACAAGAGCAAGCGAGACCCTTCTGAGGAGATTGAGATCCTGCTGCGGTACGGGCAGCACCCAAACATCATCACCCTGAAAGAT GTGTACGATGATGGGAAGTACGTGTACCTGGTGACCGAGCTCATGAGgggaggggagctgctggatAAAATCCTCAGACAGAAATTTTTCTCAGAGAGAGAAGCCAGTTCAGTCCTGCACATGATCTGTAAAACAGTGGAGTATCTGCATTCCCAAGGG GTGGTTCACAGGGACCTGAAGCCCAGCAATATCCTCTACGTGGATAAATCAGGGAACCCTGAGAGCATCCGAATTTGTGACTTTGGCTTTGCcaagcagctcagggctgagaaCGGGCTCCTCATGACCCCCTGTTACACAGCAAACTTCGTGGCACCCGAG GTCCTGAAACGCCAAGGCTACGACGAGGGCTGTGACATCTGGAGCTTGGGGGTGCTGCTGTACACGATGTTGGCAGG ctgCACTCCCTTTGCAAATGGTCCCAGTGACACTCCGGAAGAGATCCTGACACGGATAGGAGGGGGGAAGTTCTCCATCAGTGGGGGCAATTGGGACACTATTTCTGACATGGCCAAG GATCTGGTATCAAAGATGCTCCACGTAGATCCTCACCAGCGTCTCACAGCCAAGCAGGTCCTGCAGCATCCTTGGATAACCCAGAAGGACAGTTTACCCCAGAGCCAGCTCAATCACCAGGACATTCAGCTTGTAAAG GGCGCCATGGCTGCCACGTACTCGGCGCTGAACAGCTCCAAGCCAAGCCCTCAGCTGAAGCCCATCGAATCCTCCATCCTGGCACAGAGGCGGGTGAAGAAGCTCCCCTCCACCACCCTGTGA